From the SAR324 cluster bacterium genome, the window GAAGACGGCAAACCCAATTTACGGACTCAGGATCCGGATTATCTGGACTATGTTGAAAAATACTATGACCGCTTGAACAGCGTCATCAAACCTTATCTCATCAGCAATGGTGGACCCATCATTCTGTATGCCATTGAAAACGAATACAACTGGTTCAAGATATTCAGCGAAGTGGATAAGGCGTTTATGTATGAGGGTGGACCCGAACGGGGACTGTTCCAGAACATTGATGTCACCGCTTATTTCAGTTCCCTGCGGGATATGCTCAGGGCTGACGGCATTGATGTGCCGATCACCACCTGTCCGGGAGACGGGAAACTTTCCAACATGGGCGACACTCCCGATGTGGTTCCCATGCCCAATGTGTATGACGGACTGGGTGGAGAGTTGCCTGAGGCCATCGGCTACAATTTGCTGACAGACATGCATGATACGTCCAAACACAACGGGGTGTATCTCAACATGCCAACAGGAACCACTGAAACCGACAGAGATCCTGTCAAACTCAAACGTCTGCTGGTCGGCGGACTGGATGGGATTTTTGCCTTCAATGTGATGGGATACCTGACCCCCGGATATCAAAACGCAACGGTGCTGAGCAGTAAATCCGCCGATGCGATCTTCAGCGTCAATCAGCAGAATGTCTCCAATCTGTTTGTGGAACCCAAGGTGGGTTATTTCCACAATGTGGTTGATTTTTTCGGCATGGTGAGTCCTTCCGGATTGCATCGGGATTCCTTTTATGCCATGCGGCGTGACAATATGTTTTTTGATACGGTGGAAGCGATCTGGGCCAAAAGCATCATTCCGAATCGCAGTGGACAGGTGAAAAACGCTGATTCCAGGTTGAGCCTCAGCAATACCGAACTGGGAGCACGTGAAAATCAGGACCGGATCCATTACTGGATTGAACCTGAACCGGGAATCCAGTTCATCAGTCTGATCAATCAATCGGGAAATCCACAGGTGATCAACAAAAACGGCATCACGCTGAACGGTTACCAGTTTCCACGATTCACCGATCTGACAATTCCCCTCCAGCGCTATGATTCTGACGGGCAGTTTTCACAGGCCTCCACCGACAACATTGTGGTGCTGGTCAATGGGTACCCTGTGCCTGAGATCGGGCAGATTGATTACACAACCAGCGACATGCTGACATTGCGCCCCTTCAATGACGGCACCCTGCTTGTCCTTTATGGTGAAAATGGACTGACCGGTGAGTTGTCCCTGAATGAATTGAATTCTGTCTGGGACGTCAAATACCGTGATTCCGGCATCACCCTGAATGAAAACACAGCAGATCGTATTACCTTGAGTTATGCCTACACGCCCAATCAGTTTCTGGTGTTGCAGGACGCCTCAGGCAAAAAACTCAAAATCATGATCACCACCAAGGATGAAGCCGGAAGAGTCTGGTTTGAGAAATGGAACAATCAGGACATGATGCTGACCGGTGTGGATTATGTGGATCCAAACAGCATACAATCCAGTTCAGACCAGTGGAACGTGATCATCGACCATGACACCAAAAACCGTCCATTCATGGTGATGGCGTCCGGACCACTGGTGTTGCGTGAAGGAATCAACACCCTTCAGCCGTATAATCCTGAAACAAACACAGTTGTTTATCAAAAACCGGTCAAGGTTGAACTTCCGCAACTTCCACAGACCCTGACCTCTGGAAAATCAACATCAGATCTGGATGAAAGCCTGCCGGATTATGATGATTCAAGCTGGACTCACTGGGAAGGAGAACCAAAATTTCTGGAGGAAAACGGTATTCTCAGAGGACATGCCTGGTATCGTGTAGAAGTTGATCTGGATCATATTCCCGGCAAAACATTTTTAAAGCCTCTGGGTAATAGTGGGTTGTTCATCCGTCATGCCAGCGATATCGTTGGGATTTATGTCAATGGGCATTATGTCAGCACCATGGTTCCACTTGGCACAGAACTGCACAGTACCAGTGCCAATGGTTCCTACAAATTTCCTGAAATCGCGCCCTGGCTGAAAATTGGAAACAATGTTCTGGCATTCCGTACAGAAATCTGGGGTCATGGCAGTTTCATGTGGCCGAGAGGAACCCTGTCGGCAACGCAGTTGCGTATGCCTGCATTGGGATTTGACAGCATGAAAGGACTTTCGGGTACTGCAGAAATTGGCAGGGTTGGTGATATGATTCCGGGAATCTATTTAAGAAACTGGTCTGTCCGTGGAGACCTTGGCGGCGAGCAGAAAGGCTTCAATCAGCCCGGGTTGGATGATTCCCGCTGGGCAGGAACAAGCATTCCGCTGAAACTCAACAAGGGGGATGTGCGCTGGTACAGAACCCGGTTTGACAATGCCGGTTTTCCTGATCCATCCCGGATCCATGCGCCTGTGGCACTGGAACTCAAAGGCCATAACGCCAAAGCTACCATTTTTCTGAATGGACTTTTGATTGGACGGTGGCTCAGTGATGACCAGTGGCTGAGCAGAGGTTTTTATGGAAAAGGAATACGGGATATGTGGATGAACACCGAACCGGATCATTTTCCTGTTCCGATTGAATCCATCAAACCTGAAGGCAATGTGCTGAGCGTGGTGTTTGAAGACACTTCCCACTCATCTGATGCGGAAGGCGGAAAGATAGATTCGATCAAATGGGTTTATGCCCGCGAGAATAAAATAACACAGAATGATGGAAGTTCCGTCAAGGTCACGGCAGAAAAAGGTCGTCAGTCCCTGACTTTTATCCAGAATGCCCGTTGAGAGAGCAGGAAAAAGCCACAAAAGCAGGGCGATCCTGTGTGTTCACCCCTACAACTTGGGGCCGAAAATATGACCAACCCCTAAAAATTCCAGATATATAGTATTCCAGAAAACTAATTTGGTCGGAGGGAGGGCAAGATGCCCTCCAAATGCGGGCGGGACGCCCGCGCTCCCAGGAAATAATTATCTGGAACACTATAGCTCACATTACATGTACAAATTGTGCAATCAATGGGTTTCTGTTGAGGGACAGGGGCAGGAGATCATTCTTTCAGGGCGACCGCCGGTGTTGAACCATTCTTAGCCCGCCGTCGTGGCGTTTTTCTAGGAGTTTGTCTGACTTAAAAACTCGAGTTGTGCAGGTACTTTTTGTAAGCGTTTAGCCGTCAGCTATCAGTTTTCAGGAATTCTCAAGGCCTGGAGGCCAAACGATATTTTCTAATATTGAGTCATAATGCTTCTGAGGCGCATAAACACTGAAAGCTGAATACTGAACGCTTACGAACAGTAAGCGGAAGGAATCAGGGCACGCTCGGAAAAATTCTGCAAGACAGCCATTCATGCTGAATGAGGTGGGGCAGAATTTCTTCCACAGGAAAGCCAATCACATTGTTATAGGAACCGTCAATGCGTTCTACCAGAAAACCGCCTAAGCCCTGAAGTGAATAAGCACCCGCCTTGTCCATCGGATCTCCGGTTCTGACATAGCTTTCAATGCAGGAATCATCCAGGGTGCGGAATTTTACCATGGTCTGAACAAGACCTTCCACACACTTTCCTGTTTTAGCGTCAAGGATCGCATAAGCTGAATAAACCACATGGATTTCACCGCTCAAACGATGTAGCATCTGGATCGCCTGCGCTCTGGATTCTGGTTTTCCAATGATGTCATGGTTATGATAAACGGTGGTATCACCGGCAAGAATAATGGCTTCGGGAAAATGCTGAGACGCATCGGTTGCTTTGTCTTTAGCCAGTCGTGTTACATAATTTTCTACGGATTCTCCAGGCAGAGGTGTTTCATCCACCAGAGGTTTCCAGCATTCAAATTGCAACCCGTAGCGTTCCAGAAATTCTTTTCTACGGGGTGAGGTCGAAGCTAGACAAAGAAGACGATGTTGGTGGAACATGATACGTTTCAGATCAGTTGTTGAAGGCGGCCTGTAACCGGTCTTTAAAAGGACTGGCAGGTGTGGAGGCTGTCTGGTGGTAGCGATGATTGATATAAAACTCAAATATTTTACGCGCAATCGGCCCGGCGCCACTTGAACCGGCACCACCATGTTCGACCAGCACGGTCACTCCAATTTGTGGATCTTCTACCGGACCAAAAGCAATGAACCACGCATGATTCTGGTATATTTCTTCAATTTCTTCACTTTCTTCCAGTTTTTTACTCATATTGGTATGCCCGATCACCTGGACCGTCGCTGTTTTTCCCGCAATTTTGAAATTGGAGAAGCGGGCAACACGGGCGGTACCACCGACTTCATTCACGGCGGCTTCCATCCCCTCGCGAATCAACGCCAGATAGTTCGGATTGAACTCCAGTGATTGCGGTTGCGGACCATTTTCCTGATCAAGAATCAACTTGGGTGGAATCCAGATGCCATTGTTGGCAATGATATTGACCACATTCATCATCTGCAACGGAGTTACCAGCAAATATCCCTGGCCAATGCCAATCGGCGGCGTCTCTCCCGCATACCAACGTTCGCCATGCATCCGGAGTTTCCATTCTTCATTGGGGATAATTCCTTCTTTTTCGTGTGGCAGTCGGAGTCCGATAGTGTTTCCCAATTTGAATTTCCGGGCATAATCATGCAATTTTTCAATCCCTAATTCTTGCGCTACATGATAAAAATATACGTTGCAGGAACCTTTGATCGCATCCTTGAGGTTGACGGTGCCATGTCCGCCGAGTTTCCATCGCCAGCATTTGAAGGGAGTCTGACGGCCTTTGATGTAGTAAAAACCATTACAGGTGTAAGTGCTGTGTTCATTGATCACTTTCTGATCCAGTCCGGCATAGGCGGTAATCACCTTGAATGCTGAACCCGGAGGATATTGTCCCTGGATGACTTTGTTTTCCAGTGGATTATCCGGATTGTTGATCATTCTGTTCCAGTTTCTGCGTGAAATTCCAGCCGCGAATAAATTGGGATTGAATCCGGGAAAACTGCCCATTGCAAGCAGTTCACCGGATTTCAGGTCCATCACAATGACAGCGCCACTTTTGCCTTTCATGGTGTCATCCACAAGCTGTTGCATTTCAATGTCAATGGACAAATAAGCATCTTCACCGGGAATTGGATTGACTGGACGGTTCAGAATCTTCAGTTCACGGCCGACATGGTCCACCTCAATCTGCTTTCCGCCATCGGTACCGATCAAGGTGTCATTTTTAACCAGTTCCACCCCGGATTTTCCGACAAACATTCCTGAGGTTCTTTTATTGGCAGGCATCTTTTCTTCCTGTTTTTCATCCCGAATTCCCACATAGCCCAAAATATGAGAGGCGATTTTATTGTTGGGATAATAGCGACGCGATTGAACCACCACACTGACACCGGGAAAATCCTCCTGATAGGTTTCTACCAGGACAGCTCGTTTATGATCGAGATCTTCATCGAGAATGATGGGTTTAAAACGCGCCTGATTTTGTTTTTCTTCTACTTTTTTCCGGAGAGACGCATAAGGAATTTTCAGGGATTCCGACAGATTTCTCAAGGTGAGTTCCAGATCTGGTGTATCTTCACGAATCAACTGAAGCTGATATGCCGGACGATTATAGGCCAGCGCTACGCCGTTGCGGTCATACAGCACACCACGAGGAGCGGCCTGCGGGATCAATCGAATTCTGTTACCCTTGGCAAATTCTGCATAACGACTGCCATTGAGTACCTGAAGAAACCATAGTCTGGAGGCCAGCAATGAAAATAACAGGGCAATGATGATTCCAATGACAATGGCCCGATTACGGAATAGTTGAATTTCTTCAGCTTGTAACGGATCGATGTTCATAGAGCGTTACGGGAATTGAGATGAAAAATCTGTTCACCTTTGATCAGCGCGAGAAAAATAACCGGTGACACCAGGGTGTGTAGCCCCGATACTGGTAAAACGGTGCCCAGAAACAGGAAACTCCATGATTGCTCTTCATTGAAGATTCCCAACAGAAAGAGGCTCACCGCACCTTCAAAAGCTGACAGTACAAAGACAAAAAGCATGGTTGAAAAAATATTTTTTTCATAAAAAGCGTTACTCACAAATCTGGTCAGAATCAATGTTATAAAAAAAGAAGTTCCATAGATTCCCTGCATGCCATGTGAAAACGAATCCAGCGTAATTCCCATGAAGATGCCCAGAAAAGCCAAAAACAAAGCCGGATGCTGCAACGTCATGACAAGCATGACGGTCAACAGGATATTGGGTTTCAAGCCAAAAACCGAGACATACTCACTAAGGATCACATTGAACCAGAGACCAAGTATTCCACAGATAAACCAGAATAAATATATCATTGACGGGACAGCAAGGAGGCGGTGTGTGTATTTTTCAGTATCACAAAAACTTCTTCAATCTTGTCAAAATCCACGACAGGGGTGATACGCGCAACCTGAAACAATTCATGTTCTTCATGTTCCACCTGGTTCACAATCCCCACCAGGAGTCCTTTGGGAAACAGACCGCTCAAGCCATTGGTGATCACACGGTCGCCCACCTGAACATCAGCGCGCAGGTCAATTCGCCTCAATTCAAGGCCCTCATTGATCCCATACACGATGCCTTTTGCTCTTGACCGCTGTACAATTGCCGGGAAACGGTTTCGCTGGTCGAGAATGAGTTGCACAGAAGCCTGATACGGCGAAACAGACTGAATCCGTCCCACAACACCTTCTTTCAGAATCACAGGGAAATTGCGCTGAATACCATGTTCTGAGCCACGATTGATGAGGAGTACCTGATGGAAATTATCCACAGATTCCCCAATGACTTCCGCAAACACCTTTTTTTCCGGATTCTCTTCCGCAAATTCGAGTTGAACTTTCAATCTGTTATAATGAATGGATTCTTCCAGATAATGGTTCAGTTCTTCTTTCAGGTGCTGGACTTCATTCTTGAGTTGTTCATTTTCCTTGTGAAGATTCACCAGATTGACATAGGACTGAATCACACCATTCACACTATTCACACTGTTATGAAACAGCATTTGAACCGGATAAGCCAGGAGATGTGAGACTGTTTGAAGTTTAGGATTTTCAGAATATTGCCCGCTTTGAAATAAAAAACCGAGCAGAGTGATCAATGTGGCCAGAATGGCAAGGAATAGCCTGTATTTTTTTATAAGGTCCAGCATGGTGCGTTTGACCAGAATCAGAAATTAAACCATCCGGGTTTAGAAACAGTCGTTTTGAGGCTATGGATGCAGGATCACGTCCAGCATGACACAGGTTCCTGCAAGGTTGTCATTCCGTGTTTGACACAGAAGCCTGAAGGTTCCGCAAAACCAGGTATTTCTAACCGGGTCGGTTTGTAAGGTTTATGAAAAATCTCCGGGGAGTTCCCGTAAAATAACAATAGACTCAGCGATATAATCCGCGTTTTCAATTTCTCTGACCGCATTTTGCAATAGCTCTTCTTTGCAGGGTTCCAGTGAAATTGTAAAGATGACAGTGTGTTTACCTTCCCTGTTCACCTGATGATATTTAGGCAGTTGTTCCAGCGCGTAAATATTAATTCCATAGCGTGACAGAACCGTGCCAATATGCCCCACAATACCCGGTCGGTCATAGACATCCAGTCGCAAGGTATGTTTGAATTCATATTCCGGAAATGGCAAAAATTTTAGTGAACTCGACGGATAGGGAATTTCAGCGATATGGGGATAACGGATGATTTTGTAGATATCGGCCAGAATCGCTGTCGCTGTCGGCAGTTTTCCAGCACCTTGTCCGGTCACCGCGATTTCTTTGGCGTTCTTTTCTTTGAGCACAATGATATTGGTTGCTCCCGATGTTTGGGCCAACGCATGATTTTTGGGAACCAGCAACGGCAACACAAAAGCCTGTAGATTGCCGGCCTCCTGTTTCATACAGGCAATGAGTTTGATTTGCCGGTCCATGCGGGCCGCATAATCAAAATCTTCTGCGTCCAGAAAGTCAATTCCTTCCACATGAATGTCATCTACATTCAGCCATATGCCTGTGATGAGCCATGTCAGGATGACCAGCTTGTAACGTGCGTCATAGCCTTTGATGTCATTGGTCGGATCTGGTTCGGCATAGCCTTTATGCTGGGCATCCGAGAGTGCCTGGGAAAAACCCACACCTTTGGAGGACATTTTACTCAGAATATAGTTGGTGGTGCCATTCACAATCCCCAATACTTCCTGAATGTCCCTGACATAAAAATAATCCTGTAACAACCGCAACACCGGAATCGCTCCACCAACACTGGCTTCAAACAGCAGGTATCGTTGTTGTTTACCGGCAAGTTCCAGCAGTTCTTTTCCATGTGACGCGATCAGATCCTTGTTTGCCGTGACCACATGTTTACCATTTTCCAGCGCACGGGTGATCAGTTCACGGGCGAATGTTTTGCCGCCAATGGTTTCCACCAGAATATCGATCGATGGATCCGAAAGGACTTTGTCCGCATCGGTGGTAAACAATGACGGATATTGTTCATGCAACACCTTGCAGTTGGGGGAATCGGGATATTTTTCCAGGATTGCCGCCAGTTGAAATGGCGCACCCTGTTCAATTTGTTTCAGTAAAACTTCAGCAACGCCGCTTCCGATTGTTCCAAGTCCGGCAATGGCGACACGAAAAATACGATTTGTCATGGGGTTCCTGTTAATTAGTCAATCAGTGTTATGGCTTCTATTTCAATGTCAACGCCTTTGGGTAAAGCACTGACTTCCACACAACTTCGGGCAGGTTTGGCCTCATTGAAATATTCGGCATAGATTTGATTGAACATTTCAAATTGACGCAAATCCTTCATGAAAACTGTAACTTTGAGCACTTTTCCCATGGTAGAATTTCCGGCCGTCACGACAGCCTTCAGGTTTTCCAGCACCTGACGGCATTGCGCGTCAAACGATTCCAGCACGAGTTTCCCTGTTGCCGGATCAATTGCGATCTGACCTGATACGAATAACAGGTTACCCGTCCGGATCGCCTGGGAATAGGGACCTACCGGAGTGGGTGCGGTTGAGGTAAAAACCGGGGTTCTTTCTGACATAAATTTCCTTAAATCTGTTTGCTCATTGAGTTGTTTCGTTCATCAATTGGAAGCGACGGAGCCCCGCAACCAGTAATGTAATTAATCTACAGCGACTAGTTAACGTGAGTTCAGGATAAGAATTATCCTGGAATAGACATCCCCCTAACCCCCTTCCAAGGGGGAATTATGAAGCAATCCACCGAGAGAATCCCCCTTTGAGGGGGCTTGGGGGGTGTCAATGCGGATTGAATCCGCTTTAGTTTCTTATCCCGAACTCACGTTAATTAGGGAATTGTTCGCGAATTTTGTCGATGGTTCCATTTTCGACCAGTTCGAGAAAAGCCTCTACAACCGCAGGATCTAAATGAGAACCCGCGCTTCTGCGAAGTTCCTCGATCACCTTGCTTTCATCCCAGGCTTCTTTGTAGACCCGGCGAGAACACAGCGCGTCATACACATCGGCCACAGTGACAATCCGGGCGGCCATAGGGATATCTTCCCCTTTTAATTTTTTGGGGTAGCCCGTGCCATCATAGCGTTCATGGTGAAAATTCGCGATTTGGCGTGCCGCGAAAAAGAAGGGCCGATCCCCGAGAATTTTAGCACCTTCAGTGGTATGCGTTCTCATGACAACCCATTCTTCGTCAGTCAATTTGCCGGGTTTATTGAGGATGTTGTCGGGAATCGCAATTTTGCCGACATCGTGCATCATACTGGAATAGCCAACTTCTTCCGCGGCAGCGGCATCATAGCCCAGTTTTGTCGCAAGCGCTTCCGAGTAAAACCTGACACGGCGTACATGGTTGGCCGTATCTTTATCCTTGGCATCACTGGCAAGAGCCAGCATGAAGATCGTATCCACGTTGGCATCCCGGATTTCACGGGTACGCTGGCGAACTTTTTCTTCCAGAACTTCATTGAGTTGGTGGAGTTCATGGTTGAGTTTTTCCTGATTTTCCATCAGCCGGCGTGTTCTCAGGTGCGAACTCACCCGGGCATTGAATTCCTCATGAGAAAACGGTTTGATGATGTAGTCATTGACACCGATCTGTAGCAGATTCTTGATCTGTTCTGTTTCACTCACGGTGGTGGACATGATGATTGGAATCTGATCAAACCGGGAATCACCTCTGACTTTGGTCACGAATTCAATCCCATTCATGTTGGGCATGTTGATGTCACTGACAATCAGATCAAGCGTTTTATATTCATTCTGGAGTGTGTTCCATGCAATCTGGCCATCTTCACAGGGAATCAATTCACATTGAATCTGTGGCAGTAAAAATTTGTAGATTGCCATGATGGACCGTGTGTCTTCCGCAACCAGAACCCGCTGAATGTCAACAGTTTCATCAGACTGAAACTGCTGTGGACGTGACGGTTGAAGGATGGACGTGACACGCTCCCGGAGATATTCAGGCGAAAAGGGCTTGACGACATATTCAATGGCCCCGGCTTCAAAAGCTCTGGTTTTTGTGGCGTCATCATCCACGGAGGTGATCATCATGATGGGAATCAGACTGGTATTGGGAAGTTTTTTGATGAGTGAACAGGTTGTGATTCCATTGATCCCGGGCATCTGAATATCCAGCGTGATGAGATCCGGAAGCAGGTGTGAGGCTTTTTCCACACACTCTTCCCCATTGCTTGCCAGAATGATTTCGACCTCCAGAGGTGACAAAAATTCGGCAAGCAGGCTTCTCATGGAAGGACTGTCATCAGTAATGAGTACTTTAACGGTCATGGAATCCTTTGGTATCCTGTTTCACATGGTAAGCATTTTTTTTCTGAGAAACTGGTACCATTGCGGGCGTGAAAAGAGTGTCCGGTCAATGGCATAAAACTGAGCGATTTTCAGTGCGTAAATATCCTTGAGCACCTGTGGTGATTTGATGTTTCCTTCCGCCAGCAGACACTGTTTGGTGCGCCCTGATAACCATTCCAGAAAACTTTGATCCGTTTCCAGAAATTTGTTCATCACATGGATGGTTACCGGATGAAAAATATCCACGCCGCTATTGGCCAGGATCGTGATCATTTCTTCCAGGTCTTCCAGTGTGTAGTTGTCTTCCAGTTTGTCATGCACGGTGAAATAATAACTGATCGGCATTTTTTTGGAAACACGCTGTTTGATCGACTGGATGATATCCGTAGTCAATTTCAGCCGCGTGGGCATGGACTGGATGCCATAGTCATCATCGCGGTTGTTGAAGCGGGTTAACATGCATTGATCCAGTAACCAGTTCTGGGACGCGTTGATTTCAATAAAATCAAAACCGACTTCTTCAGCACGTTCTGCGGCATGGGTAAAAAACAAGCGGATTTCCTCACAGTCCCCCTCGTCAAACTCACGACTGGTATCATAATCTTTGCCAAAGCTGATCACGGAAGGTCCAACAGGTTGTTCTCCACAGATCTCCTCTGATGTTTTCGCACCACTGTGCACCAGACGAATACCGGCAACACAGCCTTCTTTTTTCAGGCCTTTGATCAGTTTTTCCAGTCCGTCCAGATGTTCTTCATCTGAAATACCGAGTTGGGTGACATGCGCCCTGCCCTGCCGGGCAACATAGGCCGATTCCACAATGATCATGCCCACTCCCTGCCGGGCAAGACTGAGGTAATGCCGGATCAGTTCCGCATTGATGGTTCCGTCCGTGTTTGCCTGATTCGAAAGCATCGGTGACGCAAGGATACGGTTTTTAAATTCCATTCCCAATAAATTGAACGATGTAAACATACTTTATAATCCCTTGTTAATATTCAGCAGACTATGCTCCACGACTGGCTTTTTCTTCCAATCCGGAACGTCCAAACCGTTTTTCAAACTCTTGTGCGATATCTTCCAGCGAAAGACCCAGTTGAACCATCAGCACCATGCTGTGAAACCATAAATCGGTCACTTCATGGATGCAATCTTTCGTCGTTCCATTTTTTGCGGCAATGATCACTTCGGCGGATTCTTCCCCCACTTTTTTTAAAATGGAATCCAAACCTTTATCCATCAATCGTGCCACATACGAATTTTGAGTGTCCCCTTGCTGTTTTCTTTCCAGAATTATCTGAAATATTTTTTCGAATGTACCGGAGGGTGTCATTGGATCTTTCATTGAAACAAATCAGTCCTGTTGAGAGTTGACTTGAAATTTTCATTTGTCTATTGAAGATACGCTCTTCAACAAGGCTTTGAGCCTTGCCTGTCCCTTTTATAAAGAATTAGGGATAACTACTTTTGTCTGAAAACACAACATGGTTTCTCACACTGAATTGATATTCAATGCGGCGGAATCATCACTCTTCAACACAGCACCGAAGGATCATTATGAATCTGTCAAATTTGCGCGATCACCTCCCTGAAATCACTTCGAAAACAAGAGAAATCCTGAATTCACTGCCAGAACTCACGACTCAGGCAAAAAATATTGTGGACCACTTGCCCGAGATTTCTGATAAAGCACAGGGCGTCGCACGCAGGTTTTCGTTTATTAAATCCGGATTAAAATTTTTAGGAAAAAGCGATAAAACAGAAATCCTGTCGATCGGAACTTTTCTGGAACGGAATGCCGCGGAATATCCACACCGAACCGCTCTCCTGTTTGAAGAACAACGTTATACCCATTATGAATTCAACGCCGCGATCAACCGCTATGCCCATTATTTCATTTCGAAAGGTTTGAAAAAAGGCGATGCTGTTACCGTGTTTATGGAAAACCGCCCTGAAATTCTGATTTGTACCGGCGCTCTGGCTAAAATCGGAGCCATCACCGCCCTGATCAATACCACCCAACGAAGCAATGCGCTGATTCACAGTTTTACCCTGAGCAATCCGAAATTGTTTGTGATCGGTGAAGAACTGGTGGAAGCGTTTCAGGAAGTCAAGACTGAGCTGAAGCCGGGCGAGGGTACCTTGTTTTTTGTCAAGGACAAGGGCGACCATGCCGCACCCGAAGGGTTCATTGATCTGGCAGACGTGACCAGAGAAATGGCATCTCACAATCCAGGAACCACTAAAACCGTACAGTTGGGAGATCCCTGCTATTACATTTACACTTCAGGCACCACTGGACTTCCCAAAGCCTCCATCATGACCCATTACCGCTGGGTCAAGGCCGCTGGAGCCTTCGGCATGGCGGCTCTGGCCATGAAACCGGAAGACACCATTTATGTATCCCTGCCGTTTTATCACAACAACGCGCTGACCGTCGCTTGGTCTTCTGCTGCCTCAGGAGGCTCCGCCATTGCGATCCGGAGAAAATTCAGTGCCAGTA encodes:
- the maf gene encoding septum formation protein Maf, which codes for MFHQHRLLCLASTSPRRKEFLERYGLQFECWKPLVDETPLPGESVENYVTRLAKDKATDASQHFPEAIILAGDTTVYHNHDIIGKPESRAQAIQMLHRLSGEIHVVYSAYAILDAKTGKCVEGLVQTMVKFRTLDDSCIESYVRTGDPMDKAGAYSLQGLGGFLVERIDGSYNNVIGFPVEEILPHLIQHEWLSCRIFPSVP
- the mrdA gene encoding penicillin-binding protein 2, coding for MNIDPLQAEEIQLFRNRAIVIGIIIALLFSLLASRLWFLQVLNGSRYAEFAKGNRIRLIPQAAPRGVLYDRNGVALAYNRPAYQLQLIREDTPDLELTLRNLSESLKIPYASLRKKVEEKQNQARFKPIILDEDLDHKRAVLVETYQEDFPGVSVVVQSRRYYPNNKIASHILGYVGIRDEKQEEKMPANKRTSGMFVGKSGVELVKNDTLIGTDGGKQIEVDHVGRELKILNRPVNPIPGEDAYLSIDIEMQQLVDDTMKGKSGAVIVMDLKSGELLAMGSFPGFNPNLFAAGISRRNWNRMINNPDNPLENKVIQGQYPPGSAFKVITAYAGLDQKVINEHSTYTCNGFYYIKGRQTPFKCWRWKLGGHGTVNLKDAIKGSCNVYFYHVAQELGIEKLHDYARKFKLGNTIGLRLPHEKEGIIPNEEWKLRMHGERWYAGETPPIGIGQGYLLVTPLQMMNVVNIIANNGIWIPPKLILDQENGPQPQSLEFNPNYLALIREGMEAAVNEVGGTARVARFSNFKIAGKTATVQVIGHTNMSKKLEESEEIEEIYQNHAWFIAFGPVEDPQIGVTVLVEHGGAGSSGAGPIARKIFEFYINHRYHQTASTPASPFKDRLQAAFNN
- the mreD gene encoding rod shape-determining protein MreD, translating into MIYLFWFICGILGLWFNVILSEYVSVFGLKPNILLTVMLVMTLQHPALFLAFLGIFMGITLDSFSHGMQGIYGTSFFITLILTRFVSNAFYEKNIFSTMLFVFVLSAFEGAVSLFLLGIFNEEQSWSFLFLGTVLPVSGLHTLVSPVIFLALIKGEQIFHLNSRNAL
- the mreC gene encoding rod shape-determining protein MreC, translating into MLDLIKKYRLFLAILATLITLLGFLFQSGQYSENPKLQTVSHLLAYPVQMLFHNSVNSVNGVIQSYVNLVNLHKENEQLKNEVQHLKEELNHYLEESIHYNRLKVQLEFAEENPEKKVFAEVIGESVDNFHQVLLINRGSEHGIQRNFPVILKEGVVGRIQSVSPYQASVQLILDQRNRFPAIVQRSRAKGIVYGINEGLELRRIDLRADVQVGDRVITNGLSGLFPKGLLVGIVNQVEHEEHELFQVARITPVVDFDKIEEVFVILKNTHTASLLSRQ
- a CDS encoding homoserine dehydrogenase translates to MTNRIFRVAIAGLGTIGSGVAEVLLKQIEQGAPFQLAAILEKYPDSPNCKVLHEQYPSLFTTDADKVLSDPSIDILVETIGGKTFARELITRALENGKHVVTANKDLIASHGKELLELAGKQQRYLLFEASVGGAIPVLRLLQDYFYVRDIQEVLGIVNGTTNYILSKMSSKGVGFSQALSDAQHKGYAEPDPTNDIKGYDARYKLVILTWLITGIWLNVDDIHVEGIDFLDAEDFDYAARMDRQIKLIACMKQEAGNLQAFVLPLLVPKNHALAQTSGATNIIVLKEKNAKEIAVTGQGAGKLPTATAILADIYKIIRYPHIAEIPYPSSSLKFLPFPEYEFKHTLRLDVYDRPGIVGHIGTVLSRYGINIYALEQLPKYHQVNREGKHTVIFTISLEPCKEELLQNAVREIENADYIAESIVILRELPGDFS
- a CDS encoding RidA family protein → MSERTPVFTSTAPTPVGPYSQAIRTGNLLFVSGQIAIDPATGKLVLESFDAQCRQVLENLKAVVTAGNSTMGKVLKVTVFMKDLRQFEMFNQIYAEYFNEAKPARSCVEVSALPKGVDIEIEAITLID
- a CDS encoding response regulator; its protein translation is MTVKVLITDDSPSMRSLLAEFLSPLEVEIILASNGEECVEKASHLLPDLITLDIQMPGINGITTCSLIKKLPNTSLIPIMMITSVDDDATKTRAFEAGAIEYVVKPFSPEYLRERVTSILQPSRPQQFQSDETVDIQRVLVAEDTRSIMAIYKFLLPQIQCELIPCEDGQIAWNTLQNEYKTLDLIVSDINMPNMNGIEFVTKVRGDSRFDQIPIIMSTTVSETEQIKNLLQIGVNDYIIKPFSHEEFNARVSSHLRTRRLMENQEKLNHELHQLNEVLEEKVRQRTREIRDANVDTIFMLALASDAKDKDTANHVRRVRFYSEALATKLGYDAAAAEEVGYSSMMHDVGKIAIPDNILNKPGKLTDEEWVVMRTHTTEGAKILGDRPFFFAARQIANFHHERYDGTGYPKKLKGEDIPMAARIVTVADVYDALCSRRVYKEAWDESKVIEELRRSAGSHLDPAVVEAFLELVENGTIDKIREQFPN